From the genome of Solanum lycopersicum chromosome 7, SLM_r2.1:
TTCCTAATTTGAAGGGGCAAGACAAATGTAGTGGGCAAGCTCAAGCTAGTGGCTCTAATGtggatgctccaaagaagaatcacttttatgcacttctctctaggggtgaacaagagagttctTCCGATATGGTGATTGGTATGTTGCAAGTCTTATCTATTGATGTGTATGCTACTTGATACGGGTGctacattatcttttgttaTTCCTTTTATAGCTAtgatgtttgatatttttcttgatattctAAATGAACCTGTCATCGGAACTACCCGGTAGGTGAGACGGTGGTTGAAAaaagggtatatagaaattatcctataatgttgcttaatagagttactcatgtAGAATTAGTAGAAATTGATATGGtcaattttgatgtcattttggggatAGATTGGTTGCTTGATTGTATTATTTCATTGATTGTGGAACAagaattgtcaagttcaattttccaaatgaacccatctTAGAGTGGAAGCGGGGAAATTCTAAACCTAGAGACTGTATTATCTCTTGTGTTAGGGATTGTAAAATGATATCCAAAGGGTGTCTATaatattgtaagagtcaaagatttagacaCAGAAAATCCTCCCAATGAGTTAGTCTCCATAGTGAGAGAATTTCAAGAGTTCTTCCCAGAATCCATATcaaatgggaaattgattttggtattgaccTGCTACCAGATACCAACCACATTTCAATTACTCCTTATTGGATGGCTccggccgaattgaaagagttgaaggctcaactgaAATATTTGTTAGACAAAGGTTTCATTAGGCCTAGAATTTCTCTATGGGGTGCTGCTGTATTGTTTGTGGAAAAAGGATGGGTCCcatagaatgtgcattgattattaCCAACTCAATAaattcactattaagaacaagtatcctctccctcaaaTTGAGGCCTTGTTTGATTAACTCCCAGGAGCAAGCTATTTTTCTAAGATGGACTTTAGATTGGGGTATTCCCAACTTAGGGTTAGAGGTAAGTATATACCAGAACCACATTTTGGATTAGATATGGTCTGTATAAGTTTCTAgttatgtcctttggtctcactaatgccccgACATAGTTTATGGACCTCATAAATAGGGTGTTTTAAAGTTACCTAGtttcatttgtcattgtattcattgacgacgtcttggtatattcgaaaaataaggatgaacacatggaccatttaagggtggtgttacaagtgcttaaggaaAATCAACTATTTGCCAAGTATATCAAATGAGAGTTTTGGTTCAGTTTGgtggcatttcttggtcatattgtatctagtgagggagttgataTAGATCGAAGAAAAACCGAGATAGTCAATAATTTCCCTAGACCATTGaatcaaacaaaaattagaAGCTTTTTAGATCTAGCGGGATATTAAAGGAGGCTTGTGGATGATTTTGCGTCTATTGTATATTCATTGACTACTTTGAACCAAAAGAGTATGAAATTTTAGTGGTCAGAGTCATGCGAAAGAAGCTTCTGAATTTTTAAAGAAAGGGTTACCTCCGCTCTGGTATTGACTTTACTATAGGGTAATAAGGGCttcgttgtgtattgtgatgcatcccgattGGGATTACGATATGTCCTTATGAAACATGTGAAAGTAGTAGagtatgcttctagacaacctAAGGTGCATGCAAAGAATTATTCAACTCATGATTTTGAGTCAGCGGCCgtggtattttccttgaaaatatggaggcattatatGTATGGTGTCGATGTTGATGTGCATACTGACCACAAGAGTGtttaatatgtgtttacttaaaaagtgttgaatctccaacaaataaggtggttggaattattaaaatattacgACATAAGAGTTCTCTACCACCCCGGCAAGGACAATGTGGTTGCAAATGCTCTAAGTCGTAttaccatgggtagtgtgtctcatgtagatgaagacaagaaagacctagtgaaagatgttcatatgtTGGCTCCTTTCGATGTTAGATTGGAAAATTCTACAAATGTTAGTTTTATGGTCCATTATAACGCCAGATATGCTTTGGTAGTTGAGGTAAAGTCTAAGAAACACCTTGATAAACTATTGATGAATTTGAAGGAGTCggttcttggtaagcttaatgagtcattgtCCTTAGGAGGGAGATATGGTGCCTTGAGGTATCAAGAAAGGTTATGTGTGCCCaatgttgatgacttgagaaACCAGATTCTTGAGGAATCTCATGGTTTGTGTTATTCCATTCATATGGAGtctacaaagatgtatcataaCCATACAGAAGTGTTTTTGTTGGAAGGCTTAAAGAGGGACATAGaggaatttgttgcaaaatgtcCTAATTGCCAACTAGTGAAAACCGAGCATCAAAAGCTgggtggtttacttcaagaaatccatGTACCCAATTGAAGTGAGAAGAAATTAAAATGGATTTCATGGTAGGTTTTCCTCGGACACCAAAACAACATGAATCCATATTGTGGATTGGTTTACCAGATCTGCTTATTTTATTCATGCAAAGTCCACTTACTcgcggaggattatgcaaggatctccatagatgagattgtgtgtcgccatggtattcctttatccatcatatcagataggggtGCAGAAAtaacatctaggttttggaggtcgttccaaaaagggttgggtaccaaggtgaagATAAGCaacgcttttcatccccaaacagatggtcaagcggagcgtactattcaaattcttgaggatatgcttagatcttgtataattgttttcaagggaaattgggatagaCACTTGCTTTTGGTTGAGAtttcctacaacaatagttagCATTCATCTATATGTATGGCTCAATTAGAGGCCTTGTATGGTGTGAGATGTATGTAtccaattggatggtttgaattaggcgactcttcacttttgggtcctaaattgatttataagactttggagaactTCATATAATAAGGAATCAATTGAAAACAACCTATAGCcgacaaaagtcttatgccgaccaTAAGAGAAGAGACTTCAAATTGAAGGAAGGGGATAAGGTGTATCTTAAAATTTCACCTATAAAAGGGGTGGTGATATTtgtcaagaaagggaagttgagtcctcgttttGTGGGTCCTTATAAAATCCTGCAAAAGGTTGgcaaggttgcatatgagttgagGTTACCTAGTGAATTAACTTCCATTTATTCAGTATTTCATGTCTCCATGCTtgagaagtgtatcggtgatcccgattCCATCCTTCCTATTGAAGGTCTAGGTGTGCAATagaacctctcttatgagaAGATTCTGGTTGAAATCCTTGATAAACAAGTAAGAGGTTATGGAACAAGGTGGTGTCtttcgtaaaggtgttatggaagaaccacatagttgagggtgcaacatggtaCAATCAGGCTGACATGAAGTCCctttaccctcatctatttgagaACTAATGTTATTTGTTcctatttatagtaaaaataatgagtttatttGAAGTTGACTTGATTTTCggtaaaatattgaaatacatGTTTTGTTACAGTGATTTACAGTGAACTAATCCTATagaagtgaattttttttctaaaaaatctcTTTTACTTGATTTGAACTTATTTGGTGTATTTTGGTATGTTGTGACTCCATGAGTTGTATTGAGCATGATGATATGTGTTGATGAAAGCTTTGGCATAAGTGAGTACACATGTAGTGAATGTTGAGCTCTTATGAGTTCAAAATGATGTTTGAGTTTCATTGTGTAAAATTTCATGTGGTTACGATAATTTGAGTTGTAACTCatgttttaatatgtttttgtttgttCGGCATCTAGTCTTAAGTCTATTTCTTCCTTCTAAagtattttagtgtcattcggggacgaatgttcctaaagggggATAATGTTATACTCCAAAAGTATAAAGCCTAATATGGAGCTTAACATGAGATTCTAAGAGTTCTAACACTATTATAAggtcaaatatatggtatatatgtcatttaggaagttttagaattAAAGCGTCAAGAAATGTCCGTaaactagttcaagaggtgttagtgtgccttagcctatttgacaagttttaggagtcagaaTTCAATGAAAGTTAATAGTAAGGTTTATAACACATATTAGAGTTGGTTTAGGGTGAaaaattctgggtatgactcccTAAAGACCAACCAAAGGaaccttgaggaggaccccttGCTTTTTGGATAAAAACTATCTTGAGACAGTAGCCATCGACGGATGGCAAGCAATGAGGTGTGATCCTATTGATACCGTTGATGGACACTTATACAATTTTGTGAACCTGTAATTTGTCAAGTGTTTGAACGTAATGATGGATCTGAAGGATGGTTGGTCCGAAGGTCCGTCGACTGACCTACGGCCCGTAGGTCGGGGTCTCATAGGTCAAGGTCCCTGTTGTCTGCCAAGTTTAAGTTagaccaattaattaattaggtggttagTTATTTACTTAGGTACTAAATGAGGTCTATTTAAGTTAGTTAATGACTTATTTAAATACCTAAATATAGTTAAACTAACCCAgctctcataattcccaaaacacaattgctcttccttctctctaccaAATAAACTCTATCAAAGACCAAGGTCAAGGTGAGTTCTAGGGCAGAAAGAAGTCAAGTTTCCTACACAATCTTTATCAATTAAAAAGGTATGGGATCTTGTaacctttgggattcctttccccaaaagGGTTCATCCacattgatttcaaaagtataaattttaattgggttttcttctatttcGAATTTGACCTTCTAGAGTGTATCTTTTGTGGTTTCTTTTGATAattatgcttatattatgatgtattatgattcaattattctagttcttgatTATTTAACCTCGTTTGGAGattagatcatgaaattgaccaaaGTTCCTAACACTAGGTTATGAActattgatgaattgatgtgtaGTGATTCAATCGACTTCAGTGATTCAATTAACGttattattgtgttaattactattgtatgATGATGTTAAACCCattattgggttgaattggatagttgatggtaaaaccttgTATGATGGATTGTGATGAAGATCGGgttaagtcttgtgatctcaaacctttacgttaattatgattacttgtgtttagtgacaaagttatattgaagtatacattatgatgatattgattaggattggtatgatgttgaattgaaatgtcttgaactaTGACTTGTAcgttgttggctaagatgtaatgatataaggatggAGATGACTTGCCTAAGTACTTTAtcataatgtgattatgtaaatgtgctaacctgaAAGGacatactcatgcaattcttattgagctatgactATGACTATGACTATATAAGTGGTAGACCCCTATAACATAACCtaatttatgattattaatgaaagaaatttcaaaagggactctagctttgcaccgagtgaactagaagtGAGGAGTGTTCATTCCCACATAGGGAAcataggatcactaatgtactcatgagattggagactataattcatttagaaaaaatagggtcccaactacatctcctagttctttaactatgttgcccccataggaatactagctagttgatccacatagatgctatgttcatgtttttgtactaccttggcaagtattCCACGTTCTTTCAGTGTACGATTTaatgacaccgaattccacattagctcatgcgttctatgtcggttaaggcaagatattcccaaaacgtaaaataaattaaaaaagtgaaCTCTAAGGAGGATGACCTGAGGGGTTTGgattagtctaggtaggggtatgtgactctacctatacattgtaCTAGTTATCACTGAGTGAAGTCTTATAAGAATCTttttatgtgattataaatataaataatatgtatatgttgatcttacatgttaatgacactatgtaatattggtttcacttatgaatatgtggctgatctctattgctaaagtatgatgatgtttacTATTAATGATATACTATGTGAAGTGGGCATTGAATATAGTTGTTATTTGGTTTAGTTGATTGAGTGAGGTCATGAGGCCCTTTTTAGTCATTGCACCAGTTGACTCAATGGGGGATCATAAGTGATTGTCTTGCTTAGGTTATGATGTTGAACTATTATGCATAGTTGTTGATAATATAACTTGATGAgagagttgtcttgattatgtgatgtggatatgcatgttgacttgactagacttttTATTGTTGGTAttgtgatgtacatggtcttgacttaaggaatatgtgattattgattagtattggttcttgaatgtgcatatggtgtttttaaagtaaatcaacatgctttaatgaaatgtaCGTTTTTAGCATGACTCCATACTTAGTACTagtaatgtgctaacctcatttctcccttttccccaacattttaggttctggtgATTGAAGGTTCCTGACcactttgaaggaagacttggaatcATTCTTCCGGTGTGGGTATgtcctcaagtccgaggatgatgccttgatattaTTCTCGCTATGGTTCTTTGATATAGTCTAATGAcaatcatttcatttattttattttaagatattgttgtaagccctaTCTGGCATTTTTACATTGCTGTAACGACTTTGCCTATGTTGATTTTACTCAAATTTAGATGGTTCATATGATGCATCCcttttaaaactatatatatatatatatatatatatatatatatatatatatacactctctgtgaatatattatgtgtatgcgataggtctaagtaaacctcataatTAGTGtagataaaaagttttaaagtttCTAAACTTTTTAACCtataaatgtaatgatgaatgataagaggctagtcttagtcctctccgagCACAACAAATCTGG
Proteins encoded in this window:
- the LOC138337411 gene encoding uncharacterized protein; this encodes MGSVSHVDEDKKDLVKDVHMLAPFDVRLENSTNVSFMVHYNARYALVVEVKSKKHLDKLLMNLKESVLGKLNESLSLGGRYGALRYQERLCVPNVDDLRNQILEESHGLCYSIHMESTKMYHNHTEVFLLEGLKRDIEEFVAKCPNCQLVKTEHQKLGGLLQEIHVPN